CTTCGGCCTCCTCGCCGTCGGCGACGGCGACGACCTGAAGTCCGAAGCCCAGGAGCGAGTCCGCGAGCGCCCCGCGGCTGAAGGGGCAGTCCTCGACGAGCAGCGCGCGGCCCGCGGGCAGCGGCGCCGGCGCCGGCGGCTCGGGCGCCGGATCGAACCACGCGTCGAAGAGGAACGTGCTGCCCTTCCCCTCCTCGCTCTCGACCCTCAGTTCTCCGCCCATCAGCGCGACGAGCCGGCTCGAGATCGTCAGCCCGAGGCCGGCGCCGCCGAAGTGGCGGGTCGTCGAGCCGTCCGCCTGCGAGAACGCGGCGAAGATCGTCTCCCGCCGTTCCTCCGGAATCCCGATCCCGTCGTCGGCGACGGCGACGCGCAGGCCGACGCGGCCTTCCGCGCCGACCGGCGCCGGCCCGGGCGCCGCCTCGACGACGATCCGCACGCCCCCGGCCGCGGTGAACTTCACCGCGTTGCCGACGAGGTTGACGACGACCTGCCGCAGGCGGACTTCGTCGCCGAAGACGCGGCGCGGCGCGTCGGCGGCGATCCGCAGGCCGAGTTCGATCTTCTTCCGGTGCGCCCGCAGCGCCAGCATCCGCGCCGCGTCGCCGAACAGTTCGCGCGGATCGAACTCCCGCCGCTCGAGCTCCATCTTCCCGGCGTCGATCTCCGAGAAGTCGAGGATGTCGTCGATCAGGCCGAGGAGCGACCGCGCCGAGAGCTGCACGAGTTGCAGGCACTCGCGCTGGTCCGGCTCCAGCTTCGTGTCCAGCACGACTTGGGTCATGCCGATCACGCCGTTCATCGGCGTGCGGATCTCGTGGCTCATGTTGGCGAGGAAGCGG
This is a stretch of genomic DNA from bacterium. It encodes these proteins:
- a CDS encoding response regulator; this translates as ALLALAAAAAAAFCAARLAALRRRARALEERVAVFARESAAAAEGAAEAARSRGRFLANMSHEIRTPMNGVIGMTQVVLDTKLEPDQRECLQLVQLSARSLLGLIDDILDFSEIDAGKMELERREFDPRELFGDAARMLALRAHRKKIELGLRIAADAPRRVFGDEVRLRQVVVNLVGNAVKFTAAGGVRIVVEAAPGPAPVGAEGRVGLRVAVADDGIGIPEERRETIFAAFSQADGSTTRHFGGAGLGLTISSRLVALMGGELRVESEEGKGSTFLFDAWFDPAPEPPAPAPLPAGRALLVEDCPFSRGALADSLLGFGLQVVAVADGEEAEAALRGGPFDVVVVDSRLPDAAGAEIARRAGAGRAALMLESDEPRAVAAGLRHLMKPVKESDLRAALAAILFPEEAAAPAAPAAPAAAPPLRVLLAEDNVVNQRMMVRLLERAGHDVALARNGREALNLARRGAFDVVLMDMQMPHVDGYEATAGIRAWERISGGRVPIVALTAHALKGDRERCLEAGADDYLSKPVDAKRLNALLADLPRRVAADLRRGK